The Triplophysa dalaica isolate WHDGS20190420 chromosome 20, ASM1584641v1, whole genome shotgun sequence genome segment AACGAGCTGCTCATAATCCTCTAGAGACAGAAAGCACACAACCggcaagaataaaaaaaatgaacttctcATGGCGATGGGTGacgtatactgtatgtaaatgatCAGTATGGGACTGTCTGATGATGAATGACATGATGATATACCGTCATATGTGACGTATGGAATCTGGAACCCTCGAGCGCTGTTGACatcatttgatttaaagttAATCCAGAGACGACGCGACCGAGCCGTGAATGCGATGGGCCTCTCGTACGTCTGACATGTCTCATACGTGGTGATGGAGGTCGCCGACCCTGTGAGAACAACATCCAAATCAATTATCCATTTACAAACGTCAGACCGACATCAAGTCAGATGTCAATAAGCACTCACAGTTCTTCCTCATGACTAAAACATCTCCACACTCGTCCTCGGACGGCAGAAAGATTTCAGGAACCACGATTAGAATCTTGCGTTTGTGCGGAGGGCTTATGGTCCAGTTGCACTCCACGTTGGCTGGGTAGTTTCCAGGATAGTTGGGAGACTCGATGTATCCGATGAACTCGCCGATTTCACCGCCGCACTCACGATctgaacaaacaacaaaccaACACTTTGAGGGAATTTATTTGCACGTCTCCAggactgaaaagaaaacactctTTATAGTTTTGCCTCATCAGGTTTTTATTGATTATAATCCACTTGAAAAAGTGCATAAAAACAAGCGAGTGACTTGAGTGTCAGAAAGGCTGCGAGTGCCATCTTGTgcaaaaattcatttttttaatctcaaaACATGAGCAGCCTACAATGCTTGACTACAATGCTAAAATCGTTTGGAGAAGCTACATTTGAATAGATTCAGagtcaacatttttatataatatatcagATTTGAATACTTATTGCACAAGTTTAAGGTCGATGCAGATAGCAGATAGAATCATGTTTTTTCATAATGAATAAgaaatgtgtgttattttttgttaatttttccggttttaaataattttgtgttattttgttcaATTTGATTTCACAGACTTCATCATATTGTGTCTCATACATCATATTATTTAGCAAGTTTTTCTTgtctttgaaaaaaatcatttcagaGCCTCTAAAAATATCCGTCATCGATGTCAGTTTTAATTTGTCATTCTATTCACGAAGAGTGATTACAGACACGGAAGTGAACTCACTCTTGCATTGGGAGACGCTGATAGCACCGTCGAAGTCTGTGGTTGTGTTTCCAGGACAGGAGATACAGTAATTCTGTCTGAACTCGGCCTGATACGTTCCACGAGGACAGCGGATACAACGATGAACTGAAGTGTTGTAATAATGACCTGGagaacacaacactacacacacaaacacacatatttggTTTCCATGTGGTATAGGGACTTTCTATAAACATAATGACTTTTACATGCTAcaaactgtactgtatattctCTCCTTTGACCCAGAACCTTACTAAAGAAACGTTCTGCgttaaaaatcatcatttaaaagAGAGAACATGTGTGAAAAGTGTCTATTTGCAATAAACTGTACAAAACACACTAAAAGAATGGCTGGAAATGTTTGTAGACAGATTTTCTGTTTgctcaaaaataaattaaaacaaagctgAATATTCTTCTTCTTATGAACCATCTGGTTTACAAgttagtttttttaagattcGATGCCACAAAAAATGGTAAACTGATGTCGTTCTCTGTCATGCAACAAGCATGAGACGGATTTTTGCATGATGAAGATCTCGCACACAGATGGTTTGATTTTAAGACTTCACAGGCTTCAGTCGTCCAGATCTGGTGGTCTCATCACAAAATGCCGTCTCTGTAAAGTTCAGTGTGTTTGAAACAGCTCTGTGAGTCAGACATTCAGTGCTGGACTGTCAGTATAACAGATCAAAAGCAAACTTCTGCCCCTTTGTTCTTGAAATCCAAACACAACAAATGAAATTTGGgaaaaaagctttcctgtggctcagtggttagagcatagagctaacaacgccaaggtcatgggttcgatcccagggatttcacataattagaaacaaatgtataggattatgtaatctaagtcgctttggataaaagcttctgcaaaatgcagaaagaaatgtacaacAGAGAATGAACTCCTGCAACAGTTCTTCTAGTATCGTGAAGAGTGTAAAAAtgtctgacctttgacctcacaGTCATTGAAGGAGCTGGCACCCTCTCGTTTGGTACCGAGTCCTCCTCCACACGGGAAGCAGAGAGTTCGTCCGGGGTCAGGCTGGTACGAGCCCAGCGGGCATAACTGACAGGGCTTAAAGCCATCACTGGAGAAATATCCAGGAGGACACTGACCTATCAACATGACATCCCCTTTTAAATGAACAGCCTTTCACATATGTTGAGATTTAAACCTTCAAATTATAActaataacatattttacattcatcaCTATtaattggtttaattaaaacaaatcacaatGCCAACGGTTAAAAACGTTCTTATTATAAAAGTTTGGTTTGGTTACCTGCACATGACGTGATGTTACGAGCTCCTGCTGGACCGTGCCGGTCTCCTCCAGGGCAAAGGTCACAGGCCAGCTGACCATCACGCTCTTGGAAAGTTCCAGGTGGGCACTGAACGCATCGCTCCTGTTCACCGTGGTAGTATGACCCAGGCAAACATCTGACTAAGTGAGAGCAGCCAGCAGGGGGCAGCAGTGAGGAAACAAACTCTCCAcaacacatttcagaggaaataaaatgtgtaaactaCATAAAggttgttacatttttacactCAAAAGTGACAATTTATACATTAATGGTTTTACCACAACATAGGAATTTGTTATGCTTGTGATTCCTATATCTTTACTGTTTTTAACATATGCACTTAACTTTCAAGATGTCTGATTTTAGTTACCAAGGCGTAAAAAATTATGGAAACCTGATTTGGGACAGCCTTAATTCAAATTCGTCCTGGAAAAgggtgtttatatatatatattttaattcaagCAATTTCATATAACTTAAACATAAACTTCagaccattttatttatgtacacTGACtattaaattagattagataCATTTACCATTCAGAACATTTTGTCCAAATTCAAGACATTTTATCCTTATTTATGACATGCTTCActgcaatgtttttgtttttctacgTTTTCGGTAGGGGGCGCTGTAACACATCTTTTGAAAAAGTAACGCATCTAAAAACCAAAATCAACAAATGCTCTGTTTTGAACATTGTTCTGAATTTGATCTGGATGAAGTCTTCGTCCAAAACACAATTTTCTCATCTTTTTGTTTGACTTTTCTAAAGAAACTCTAAATGCACTTGTTTTATTCAAGTGTATTAAATATTCACATATTCATTCAACAAAACACTGTTTGGGGATCATGTACGTTTtgtgaaaaatatcaaaattatcatgcaacttaaaataaaaaagcagggAAAGAGTTATAAGCAGGAGTTTTGTTAATATGTCCCATTTAAATCTTCAACGATCCTCATAAATCTATGCGGGTTCTTGACCCACTTACCACAGCGGCCGCTGTCCTTCTCTCGACCCGGTCCGCAGTTCTCCTGCTTGGACGCTGACTGAGAGAGCTTCTGCGCCACCTCATACTCCAACCCCGCCACCCGGATGAGAAAACGCTCCTGGTTAATAGACTTCTTTAGTGCTTTGATGTACGACTTCATCTGCTGTTCCATACGCTGTCTTTGACACATCATATTACAGTTCCCTGCAGAACAACATCACGACCGACATGAGAAACACCTTCAGCTTTAAAAACCTTGTATCGCAGATGTCCGTCTCACCCGTGGCGTCTCCCGGCTTCACTTCGGCCTCCAGCTCCAGGGTGATCCGTGTGATCTCTTTGCTCGACGGGTTACGCGCTCGCCGACCTTTGGCCTTCTTTGAAGAGTCGCACTTCAGGTTAACAAACGAGACAAGGCAGTTGACGCACGGCTGACCGCCTGCGAAGGAGGTTTGCAATGATTAGATTTGACCTTTCAAGACTTTTGAAGTAATACAAAGTACACAGCATCTTGCTTGACACTTTGAATTTTTAACATGTCCTTTACTGTCCGTGTAGAAGTCAACCCCCCAATAACAGTGCTTTCTCTCCACGACCTTATTCCACAACAGGGACCATCAAAATGACATGGTAGCCTTGATTTCCAGGCCCCTATGACCTCTGACCTGGCCCGATCTGTCTGCTGTTGTCCTCCGCCCTCCCCTTGTGCTTCGGGTGCAGGTGACATTTGGCGTTCTTGATCCGGAAGGACGCCGTCTGTTTCACGGGAGGAGCCTGAGTCTCTACAAACAAACGCAGAGACATCGACACGCATTCATGAAGAAAATatcaatatgcattaggttcatTCTGAACAGGGATCTGAGATTCTAGTGCACAGTGACAGCAATACTAACGAGGTAAATGAAACAAGTCtgacatgaaaaacaaacatcaagcgCACGGACTGATACATCCAAATGTAATAGCACAGCTGTGATGTTTCTCAAAATCATGAGCTGCAGATGGTCTGGAGAACGTCTCATCGGCTTCCAGAACGTTCCACAAATAGAGAATCTAAACCTGAAGCGTCTCTAAACAAACATGCAATGACGGGAGGTGCTGATCAAtgctaaacacaaaacacaagagCTCGAACTAAACATAACATGAGTTCACTTTATTGCGTAAGAGGCAAATTTAATCACAGAACTATCCAATATTTCTCAGTTATATTGTACTGCATGAGATTAAATGGACGGCAAATGAAACTTCTGAATCTGAGACAAAGAGTCCgacatctcacaaatgtctcaaactgagctctgCAATcaattattgaagatctcaaagaTTTCTCAGCAAATTTTCCCAAATCCACACGTATCTTACCTACGCAGCTGTGAGCGGTGCTTGTGTTGAAACGGCTCTGTGATTTTCCCCTCGGAAGGGGTATCCCACAACTCACAGAATAACTGCTGTCCGACTCTGTTTGAAGAGAACATGAAAATAGTTCATGGCAGAATTAAATACACAGATTTGTGTTGGGGTATGATGAATATGTACCTGCCAGGTAATGTGCTTTGGATGCACAGGTGAGAGAGCAGCTCTCTTTCTTTCCTGTCTTACTGCAGGTGAGGGTGGCTTTAGAGGACAGAAGACTGGACGGACACTTCACCACCTCTGTATGAGGAAAAACACACGTGACATGTAATTTACACTTCATCTCATATTCATGCAtcaatgtgtttaaataaagtctgtTTTCATTAAGGTTGTAGGGGCGTGTGAATGACCTCGAGGTGGCAGTGTTGTCTACATACCGACGCAGTCTTTTTTATTCCAGTGCAGTTTGTATCCTGGAGGACACGTGCACTCGTAACTGCCCAGGGTGTTCAAACATCCAAATTTGCATCCGCCTCGATTGATGCTGCACTCATCGATATCTGTGAAACACAACAACCGACAAAAGTTGTTTATTGATCCGTTTTAAAAGACCATATACAGTGAAACGTACAGACCCACAATGCAATGGACTTGAATTGACCTTCCATTTCTAAAGTGATGCTTATGATAAAATACCAACAGATGTACTTTTGTAAATTTTGATTCAAATATTTCCATTATCATAAATAAAAGTCACCGTCATATAGTTGTGAGAGAAAAAGGATAACTCATATTATTTAGCACAACTGAAACCAACACAAGCACATCCAAATGCTAAACTCAAGCACTGCAACACATTAAAAACTCAAAATCGTATTTGTTCTTTCGTGTCTCTTAAATAGGCCTATGACACAAGACATCCGAGAACcagattcatattttaaatgacgtGTCGTCTTATTTGATGATGTTTGTTTTAGTTCGACTGAAGAAAGGACGTCTTAAATGTGGTATGGCAGATGATTGCATGAACAATTACTTTAAGAAGAAAGTGTTCTGTTCTGAACACATGCAGCTCTCTTTATTCAGATCTATTGAACATGTGTTCTCTGGTTTGGGATTTTCTGATGTTCTCCGATATGAGACAGCAGAGCTCTGATTAATATCACATAAACAATGAGATGATGATAGACGTTCAGAAAACAATGTCGCTGTGAGACTGTAATGATTCAACGGTGCTTTGATATTAAGCAGGTCATGACTAAAGATATTATAAAGTCAATGGGTTGTAAGCTCAGGGAACCAAACAGTCTGCAAACGCTTTAT includes the following:
- the scube3 gene encoding signal peptide, CUB and EGF-like domain-containing protein 3 produces the protein MTRRCAVLMEGSCVDWSKLSWNSACLTEDSRYKRADGSKVKAVRPVPTRAFLSSSFNAQVRVLRALLKSECKPDREIDTPHKRSKVLEMMRAAFGLFGVFLIVFVPRPHCARANKTPQDSCSIDAICQNTLRSYKCICKSGYKGDGKHCEDIDECASEYNGGCVHECMNIPGNYRCTCYDGFRLAHDGHNCLDVDECAEGNGGCQQICVNMMGSYECRCRDGFLLSDNQHTCIQRPKVRFNGTTDVPTCMDKNHCAHICRETPKGTIACECRPGFQLTKNNRDCKLTCNYGNGGCQHICEEMDHGPRCLCHMKFALHTDGKTCVEERSVQPQPLQPQLLPNETCAVNNGGCDSTCHDAITGVRCSCPVGFTLQQDRKTCKDIDECRMNNGGCDHVCRNTVGSFECSCKKGYKLLTNERTCQDIDECSFDRACDHTCVNSPGSFQCYCHKGHVLYGVAHCGDIDECSINRGGCKFGCLNTLGSYECTCPPGYKLHWNKKDCVEVVKCPSSLLSSKATLTCSKTGKKESCSLTCASKAHYLAESDSSYSVSCGIPLPRGKSQSRFNTSTAHSCVETQAPPVKQTASFRIKNAKCHLHPKHKGRAEDNSRQIGPGGQPCVNCLVSFVNLKCDSSKKAKGRRARNPSSKEITRITLELEAEVKPGDATGNCNMMCQRQRMEQQMKSYIKALKKSINQERFLIRVAGLEYEVAQKLSQSASKQENCGPGREKDSGRCEFVSSLLPPAGCSHLVRCLPGSYYHGEQERCVQCPPGTFQERDGQLACDLCPGGDRHGPAGARNITSCAGQCPPGYFSSDGFKPCQLCPLGSYQPDPGRTLCFPCGGGLGTKREGASSFNDCEVKVLCSPGHYYNTSVHRCIRCPRGTYQAEFRQNYCISCPGNTTTDFDGAISVSQCKNRECGGEIGEFIGYIESPNYPGNYPANVECNWTISPPHKRKILIVVPEIFLPSEDECGDVLVMRKNWSATSITTYETCQTYERPIAFTARSRRLWINFKSNDVNSARGFQIPYVTYDEDYEQLVEDIVRDGRLYASENHQEILKDKKLIKTLFDVLAHPNNYYKYSPRDSTEMLPRSFIRLIHSKVSAFLRPYK